In the genome of Candidatus Delongbacteria bacterium, the window TTCAATGTAAACTTAAATATAGAGACAACATCATATATTTTATCAAGTTCACTTCCATTTAGGGCAATACTATTTAATTCTGAAAACTGATCTTTTAACAAATTTATTTTCTCAATCTTATTGCTGTAATCATCTTGTGATCTAAATATTTCAGCTAAATGTTTAGCTAATTGTTTATTCTCTAGAAGTTTCTTATTTTTTTGAGTTTCCTTTATTGCAGATCCAAAATATGATGGATATTTAACTTCCACTGAAACATCAAATCTATCCAAAAGTGGTGGCACAATATCGGTATTACCTTCATCACGATAATTTGCCGTTGCTACAAACGGATATTTATCACCAGAAATTGAATCATTCAAATATATAAAATTACCACTCTCAACAGAGTTTAAAAGCATATTCTGCGTACCTTCAGGAATTCTATTTAATTCATCAATTATCTTTATAGAAGGAATCTGAGAGAAAAAAGAAAATATCACCTTCTCTTCACTACTAATTTTACTAAAATCCAGCCTTCCGACTATCTTCTCTTCAGTTAAATGAGGATGTCCGTAAACAACACTCTCTTTAACAATTTCAAGAGGTAGTGAATAAAGAACCGATGCAACAGCCTGAGCTGAACTTGTCTTACCCAGACCATAATTTCCAGTAAGTAGAATATTCTTCTTCATAACTCCGCAAGCAAGCAGAAAAATTATAACATCAATTCCTATCTGATCACCAAGCTTCATATTCGGGTGATTAACATAGTATGATGTTGCGATATAATCGTGTATTTCCCAAATTTTATCTCTAAGATTCATAAAAACTACTCAATATTTTATTTCACTATAAATCCATCTTCCAAAAGATGATCAATTGCTAAGTTAAGCTTGTTTTTTATTGATTTTTCAAAATTTATCCAGAAAAAATTATGCCCATTTTTTTCCATGTGTCGAAACCATGTCATCTGACGTTTTGAAAACCTATGAATATCGGAATTTAATCTCTGCTTCATATCATTTAAATTACATTCACCTTTTAGATAATATGAAAGATGTTTGTACTCCAGACCATAATATTCCATCTGCTCGTAGTTGACTCCAAGCTCCAAAAGTTTTTGTGCTTCCTCAATCATTCCATTTTCAAGACGCTCTGAAAGTCGCTTGGTAATATTCTTTTTAACATTTATTCTTTCCCCAGTGATCCCAATGATTCTATGATCAGTTTCTAAAATCTCCACTTCGACATTATTGTTTTGCATATAAGTTTCAATTTCAATTGCTCTAATAAGTCTCTTGGTACTTTCAGTATCGGAAGTATTATGTAAAGTTCTGAATGAACTTAATCGCTCGATCAATTCCTCTTTACTAAGCACTTCAAGTTCTGCTCGCAAATCATTATCTGGTGGCACATTAACTAGATTATGATTTTCCAGAACAGCCTCTATATAAAGTCCTGTACCACCACATAGAACAGGAAATCCACCTCTTGAGGTAATATCATAAAATACTTTTATAAAATCTTTTCTAAACTCGTAAACATTATATTCATAGCCAGGTTCTCTGATGTCAATCAAATGATATGGAATTTTATCATCACCATCGCCATATTCAGCCAGATCTTTTCCTGTTCCAATATCCATGAACTTATAAACCTGACGGGAATCGGCACTAATTATCTCTGGTCTAAGATTAAAATCATCACGTAATTTTCTGCAAAGATTAACAGCAAAACCAGTTTTTCCAACAGCAGTAGGACCGGTAATTACCAGAAGTTTGTTCATTCAAGCTCCAATAAAGTTACACCATAATCACCTTCACCAGGATTACC includes:
- the miaA gene encoding tRNA (adenosine(37)-N6)-dimethylallyltransferase MiaA is translated as MNKLLVITGPTAVGKTGFAVNLCRKLRDDFNLRPEIISADSRQVYKFMDIGTGKDLAEYGDGDDKIPYHLIDIREPGYEYNVYEFRKDFIKVFYDITSRGGFPVLCGGTGLYIEAVLENHNLVNVPPDNDLRAELEVLSKEELIERLSSFRTLHNTSDTESTKRLIRAIEIETYMQNNNVEVEILETDHRIIGITGERINVKKNITKRLSERLENGMIEEAQKLLELGVNYEQMEYYGLEYKHLSYYLKGECNLNDMKQRLNSDIHRFSKRQMTWFRHMEKNGHNFFWINFEKSIKNKLNLAIDHLLEDGFIVK
- a CDS encoding AAA family ATPase — encoded protein: MNLRDKIWEIHDYIATSYYVNHPNMKLGDQIGIDVIIFLLACGVMKKNILLTGNYGLGKTSSAQAVASVLYSLPLEIVKESVVYGHPHLTEEKIVGRLDFSKISSEEKVIFSFFSQIPSIKIIDELNRIPEGTQNMLLNSVESGNFIYLNDSISGDKYPFVATANYRDEGNTDIVPPLLDRFDVSVEVKYPSYFGSAIKETQKNKKLLENKQLAKHLAEIFRSQDDYSNKIEKINLLKDQFSELNSIALNGSELDKIYDVVSIFKFTLKAELLISSFFDYMNSVLKIKGNSRSNHNEKYLFNEIKNNFSVRSSVESIISISKFISFMAGENEVSVDTVLLTLPYVLIHRTEFTDSKISISEDFSADSYMMFRVKKLVTEFYNREFVQNYELIENLYSSLKSADLDNFISKYGASDNPLVKRLKSVYLNVK